The Paenibacillus tianjinensis genome has a window encoding:
- a CDS encoding sensor histidine kinase translates to MKGKRKPSAIVNDIPLKYKFLFIYLLCVLVPILSINGLFYVQISRNVDTRERENLEISVDRVVYDLMQIVNECVAISNTVAADRAYNEIMDVAYPDNEAYYDAYSDVLRDKMWQYSNLHSYIYWMGVYTTNPTFQNGGSYFMLSDNDKKSEWYRKISSGSDKVLLTSYQGTNPLNPPQQEVFVSLIRKLDNFTGQPYHKYLRIDLRLNNVQGLFQKERDYLQFKLLDEQNRVVLESDHSFYSTDKNALLKVDTDDSQPSKQIVRTLGSAGYTEGWRLIGIPEGRKSNGEMSHALRISLIFAVLTIIIPTLLMIVILQSYNLRVRLLYKHMKLVKYEQFENIDMYEGKDEIGGLIRSFNLMTEKIRNLINDVYKLEIQKKDLELEQVRAELNYLESQVDPHFLFNTLNAILVICKKYKYEEVTDVIRNLALILRRLLSWKDDLITVEEEISFIEMYLQIEKFRFQSRFTYDIDIDPAVLNWRIPKMSIQALVENSCKHGLQSVKGARKIHVSASRNDSGLIITVTDNGKGIEKEKLKWIESHLQSEQDTGQNIGLRNVYKRLMLYYDSRAGFSIQSTEYEQTAITIQIPIDLALVPKVEESHV, encoded by the coding sequence ATGAAGGGCAAAAGGAAACCATCAGCCATCGTCAATGATATTCCGCTCAAATACAAATTTCTGTTTATCTATTTGCTATGTGTTCTTGTCCCTATACTCAGCATTAACGGCCTCTTTTATGTTCAGATCAGCCGTAATGTAGATACCCGCGAAAGAGAGAATCTTGAGATTTCAGTTGACCGGGTGGTCTATGATCTGATGCAGATCGTGAATGAATGTGTGGCGATCAGCAATACGGTTGCCGCAGACCGTGCTTATAATGAAATCATGGATGTAGCCTACCCGGATAATGAGGCATATTATGATGCCTATAGCGATGTTCTGAGGGACAAAATGTGGCAATATAGCAATCTGCATTCCTATATTTATTGGATGGGTGTGTATACTACGAATCCGACCTTCCAGAACGGTGGCAGTTACTTTATGCTGTCAGACAACGACAAGAAGAGTGAATGGTACCGCAAAATATCCAGTGGCTCGGACAAAGTGCTGTTAACCTCTTATCAGGGAACCAACCCGCTCAATCCGCCCCAGCAAGAAGTGTTTGTCAGCCTTATCCGCAAATTGGATAACTTTACTGGACAGCCCTACCATAAATATCTGCGAATCGATCTGCGGTTGAACAATGTGCAGGGGCTGTTCCAGAAGGAACGCGACTATTTGCAGTTCAAGCTTCTGGATGAGCAGAATCGTGTCGTGCTGGAATCGGATCATTCCTTCTACTCAACGGATAAAAATGCGCTGTTGAAAGTAGATACGGACGACAGCCAGCCGTCCAAGCAGATTGTCCGAACCTTGGGCAGTGCAGGATATACTGAGGGCTGGAGGCTGATCGGAATCCCGGAAGGCAGAAAAAGCAATGGTGAGATGAGCCATGCGCTGCGGATTTCGTTAATTTTTGCTGTATTGACGATAATTATTCCCACACTATTAATGATAGTTATTTTACAATCCTATAATCTGAGGGTAAGGCTGCTCTACAAACATATGAAGCTGGTCAAATACGAACAGTTTGAGAATATTGATATGTATGAGGGGAAAGACGAGATCGGTGGTTTGATCCGCAGCTTCAATCTGATGACGGAGAAAATCCGCAATTTGATCAATGATGTATATAAGCTGGAAATCCAGAAAAAGGATCTTGAGCTTGAGCAGGTGAGGGCCGAATTGAACTATCTGGAAAGTCAGGTGGACCCGCATTTCCTCTTCAATACGTTGAACGCCATATTGGTCATATGCAAAAAATACAAGTATGAAGAGGTCACCGATGTTATCCGGAATTTGGCTCTTATTCTGCGCAGGCTGTTAAGCTGGAAGGACGATCTGATTACCGTCGAAGAAGAAATATCTTTTATAGAAATGTATTTGCAGATTGAAAAATTCCGCTTTCAGAGCCGGTTCACTTATGACATTGATATCGACCCTGCGGTGCTGAATTGGCGGATTCCCAAAATGAGCATTCAGGCGCTGGTGGAGAATTCCTGTAAGCATGGTCTGCAGTCAGTCAAAGGAGCAAGGAAGATTCACGTGTCTGCATCCAGGAACGATTCAGGCCTAATCATTACTGTGACAGATAACGGGAAGGGAATTGAGAAGGAAAAGCTGAAATGGATCGAGTCCCACCTGCAATCAGAGCAAGACACCGGCCAAAATATCGGGCTCCGAAATGTCTATAAACGCCTGATGTTGTATTATGACAGCAGAGCCGGGTTCAGCATTCAGAGCACCGAGTATGAACAGACGGCGATTACTATTCAAATTCCTATAGACCTGGCATTAGTCCCAAAAGTGGAGGAATCCCATGTATAA
- a CDS encoding response regulator transcription factor: protein MLKVLFADDEPLMLEGLRFLVDWEELDFEVCGEALDGEDALQLIHSTRPDLVITDVRMPVIDGLELIKKFAESDFQPKFIIFSGYADFEYAKEALRYGVSNYLTKPLDERELTEALQTVAEQIRAERKLASRREAVSAFIQAETVSRLLMRENTAEEVEEALKTLSIHPGSRICCVLAQGDSLDSSHLRRQVYSLSVEEMFINITAYPFMAGTRKYGYLLVFPAEGPELDRRMLASWINEMRTQFSRQVLFSVSLEHQGTAFLNTAYNEALAAELCRPDVNTPEISFFQKQDKDQMALLPAGMKKSLLQSVTEGQLEPLSSQLSDVFKIFSADSTSCAWIDAFLSNIKAELLREIEVRGGDSAIWADKWFPPRVTACCLPLLERQTMEDLHEVAEWFASADNNQEDTLVTTAIDYVRAHYQEKLKLQDIAKHLHVNSAYLGQRIKKRYGISFNDFLHEYRIEKAKKLLRRTDMCISDISERVGYSDADLFAAKFKALNGVSPSVYKKG from the coding sequence ATGCTTAAGGTACTTTTTGCCGACGATGAGCCGCTGATGCTTGAAGGGCTTCGATTCTTAGTGGACTGGGAGGAATTGGACTTTGAAGTGTGCGGCGAGGCTCTGGATGGCGAAGATGCGCTGCAGCTTATCCATAGCACAAGGCCTGATTTGGTCATAACTGATGTACGTATGCCTGTGATCGATGGCCTTGAACTCATTAAGAAATTTGCAGAAAGTGATTTCCAGCCGAAGTTCATCATCTTTAGCGGTTATGCTGACTTCGAGTATGCGAAGGAAGCGCTTAGATACGGTGTGTCCAATTATTTGACCAAACCCTTAGATGAAAGAGAATTGACAGAGGCTCTGCAGACTGTAGCTGAACAAATACGCGCTGAGCGCAAGCTTGCTTCACGGCGCGAAGCGGTTTCCGCCTTCATACAGGCGGAAACGGTATCCCGTCTCCTCATGCGGGAGAATACTGCAGAAGAAGTGGAAGAGGCACTTAAAACGCTGAGTATACATCCGGGCTCCCGGATATGCTGTGTATTGGCTCAGGGAGATTCGCTCGACAGCTCACATTTGCGAAGACAAGTGTATTCGCTGAGTGTCGAGGAAATGTTTATCAATATAACCGCGTATCCTTTTATGGCCGGAACCCGTAAGTATGGCTATTTGCTGGTCTTCCCGGCGGAAGGCCCGGAGCTAGACCGGAGGATGCTGGCAAGCTGGATTAATGAAATGCGGACTCAGTTTAGCAGACAGGTTCTTTTCTCGGTAAGTCTTGAGCATCAAGGTACCGCATTTCTGAATACTGCGTATAATGAAGCCCTGGCAGCTGAGCTATGCCGGCCGGATGTGAACACCCCCGAAATTAGTTTCTTCCAGAAGCAGGACAAGGATCAAATGGCGCTGCTTCCGGCAGGGATGAAGAAATCGCTGCTCCAATCGGTTACCGAAGGGCAGCTTGAACCATTAAGCTCCCAACTCAGCGATGTATTTAAAATTTTCTCTGCGGATAGTACTTCATGTGCATGGATCGATGCTTTCCTGAGCAACATCAAAGCTGAACTGCTCCGTGAAATCGAGGTCAGAGGAGGAGATTCGGCAATATGGGCGGATAAATGGTTTCCACCCCGTGTAACCGCTTGCTGCCTGCCGCTGCTTGAGCGGCAGACGATGGAGGATTTGCACGAAGTTGCCGAATGGTTCGCCTCAGCAGACAATAATCAGGAGGACACGCTTGTTACAACGGCGATTGACTATGTGCGGGCGCACTATCAGGAGAAGCTGAAGCTGCAGGATATTGCCAAGCATTTACACGTGAATTCTGCCTATCTGGGACAACGGATCAAGAAACGTTATGGCATCTCTTTTAACGATTTTCTTCATGAATACCGGATAGAAAAAGCCAAGAAACTGCTGCGCCGGACGGATATGTGCATTTCTGATATTTCGGAGCGTGTGGGCTATTCGGATGCCGATTTATTCGCGGCCAAGTTCAAAGCGCTAAATGGCGTCTCGCCTTCGGTGTACAAGAAGGGCTGA
- a CDS encoding response regulator, whose translation MYKVVLADDETIALEGLRMLTDWEELGFEICGACENGEEALIAIDECSPDLVITDIRMPGIDGLELIKRVRQLDMEQPLFIVLSGYGEFEYARTAIRYGVRHYLLKPVIEAEWEKALADITDELEKRVKHKMQQDMLANRLLPVAIARMVEGQWAEPEEEIAEQMDRLDEAASGWTYIHVDGPKCLITDICRKLSGAVGALFIDLPGDQAGLVVESSASAAELARLVYAELSQNSSVKGSVSIGPSVQSLRELTVSYMVAVGGAARHLFYSEASGPIDTTMDSRNQLSYNLPSADLTEELMGAVERLQEQKVWYQLKEMFRMFEVNRTAPEVVQMTSIDIMLKSMELVKEFGGKAEQWSDSFEFFKTEPKSLTVLEDILGDLLNSCMEYIRQHKERGSEHPLVQVECFLKENYSKPLTVKEIAEHFYINPVYLGQAFIKKNSISILEYIHNLRIEQAKKRLIETGETVRKIAENVGYVHYHHFLREFEKRTALKPVAYRNQAGAEK comes from the coding sequence ATGTATAAGGTAGTTTTAGCTGACGATGAAACGATTGCATTAGAGGGATTAAGAATGTTGACCGACTGGGAGGAACTGGGCTTTGAAATCTGCGGAGCATGCGAGAATGGGGAAGAAGCATTGATCGCCATTGATGAATGCTCGCCAGATCTTGTGATTACAGATATCCGCATGCCCGGCATCGATGGATTGGAGCTAATCAAGCGCGTACGCCAGCTGGACATGGAGCAGCCCCTATTCATCGTTCTCAGCGGTTACGGCGAGTTTGAATACGCACGGACAGCCATCCGTTATGGTGTGAGACACTACTTGCTGAAGCCTGTCATTGAAGCGGAGTGGGAAAAGGCGCTTGCTGATATTACGGACGAGCTGGAAAAACGTGTCAAGCACAAGATGCAGCAGGACATGCTGGCGAACCGGCTTCTTCCCGTTGCGATCGCCCGAATGGTTGAAGGGCAGTGGGCCGAGCCGGAAGAAGAGATTGCTGAGCAGATGGATCGTCTGGACGAGGCGGCTTCAGGATGGACTTATATACATGTGGATGGCCCCAAATGCCTTATCACGGACATCTGCCGGAAGCTCTCTGGGGCGGTGGGCGCCTTGTTCATTGATTTGCCGGGTGATCAGGCGGGGCTTGTCGTGGAGAGTTCAGCATCTGCGGCGGAGCTGGCAAGACTTGTATATGCCGAGCTGTCACAGAACAGCAGCGTGAAGGGATCTGTGAGCATCGGGCCTAGCGTGCAATCTCTACGGGAGCTGACCGTATCCTATATGGTGGCAGTAGGGGGTGCCGCCCGCCATCTTTTTTATTCGGAAGCAAGCGGACCTATTGATACTACCATGGATTCACGGAACCAGCTTAGCTATAATCTTCCCTCCGCAGATCTGACTGAGGAGCTGATGGGCGCAGTGGAACGATTACAGGAGCAGAAAGTCTGGTACCAATTGAAGGAAATGTTCAGAATGTTTGAAGTGAACAGAACTGCGCCTGAGGTTGTTCAGATGACCAGCATCGATATCATGCTGAAAAGTATGGAGCTGGTGAAGGAGTTCGGGGGAAAGGCTGAGCAGTGGAGTGATTCTTTTGAGTTTTTCAAAACCGAGCCCAAGTCGCTCACAGTGCTGGAAGACATCCTTGGAGATTTGCTGAATTCATGTATGGAATATATCAGGCAGCATAAGGAACGCGGATCCGAGCATCCGCTTGTACAGGTGGAATGTTTCTTGAAGGAGAATTATTCCAAGCCTTTAACCGTGAAAGAAATTGCGGAGCACTTTTATATCAATCCGGTATACCTGGGCCAGGCCTTTATTAAAAAGAACAGTATCAGCATACTTGAATATATTCATAATTTGCGCATTGAACAAGCCAAGAAGCGGTTGATTGAAACGGGCGAGACCGTCAGGAAGATTGCAGAGAATGTGGGTTATGTTCATTACCATCATTTTTTAAGAGAGTTTGAAAAGCGGACTGCACTGAAACCGGTCGCTTATCGCAACCAGGCTGGAGCCGAAAAATGA
- a CDS encoding type 2 periplasmic-binding domain-containing protein — MHKTAKRSTRAIAAGTFALALALTGCSSNNTNNANGNTANGGDASPAANAGNASPAANGDDNAPVTFSVFLASPGQTPTEDNKILKLIKEKTGVSFKTELLVGDLQQKLGVMIAGGDYPDLMSGDDKLLNAKAYIPLEDLIEKYAPNLKKHYAAVWNQIKDETDGHIYVLPSYGVYQGKITEPTYQGPGFWLQKAVLEEMGYPTPKTLDEYFDIIAKYKEKHPDMIGFESLNFDWRVFPLQNAPEHLAGHPNDGGVIVDNNKAQIFADKDISKTYYKKLNEINAQGLMDKEAFVQNYDQYLAKIASGKVIGMFDQHWNFQDGETSLISQGKIENTYIGFPLLYPGAEEWYRDRGAVGTNRGLGISINAKDPVRIIKFLDQMITEDWQKTLQWGVKGEDYEVKEDGMFYRTPEQRANADQTSWQLANKITTMFGYMPKIQGTYSDGNAADAGTQPQEFFDSLKPYDQKILKAYNKKTWSEFFKEPKENYIYFPAYSIVLKDGSAAKLAQSKLNDLQVKYLPKAIMASPDEFEGVWQDYVDRIHKLDIKAYEDRINEGIQQRIEKWSVK, encoded by the coding sequence ATGCACAAAACGGCAAAACGTTCAACCCGGGCAATAGCAGCTGGTACATTCGCGCTTGCACTGGCACTGACAGGCTGCAGCTCGAACAACACAAACAACGCAAACGGCAACACAGCGAATGGGGGAGACGCTAGTCCGGCGGCAAATGCAGGAAACGCTAGTCCGGCGGCAAATGGAGACGATAATGCTCCTGTAACATTCTCGGTATTTTTGGCCAGTCCTGGGCAGACGCCTACGGAGGACAACAAGATTCTCAAACTGATTAAAGAAAAAACCGGCGTCAGCTTTAAAACGGAGCTTCTGGTGGGCGACCTGCAGCAGAAGCTGGGGGTTATGATTGCCGGAGGAGATTACCCGGACCTTATGTCGGGCGATGACAAATTACTCAATGCCAAGGCGTACATTCCCCTTGAAGATTTGATTGAGAAGTACGCTCCCAACCTGAAAAAACATTATGCCGCGGTCTGGAATCAGATCAAGGATGAGACCGACGGACATATCTACGTTCTGCCAAGCTATGGGGTTTATCAAGGAAAGATTACCGAACCAACTTATCAGGGACCAGGCTTCTGGCTTCAAAAGGCAGTGCTTGAGGAAATGGGATATCCGACTCCTAAGACTCTGGATGAATATTTCGATATCATCGCTAAATATAAAGAAAAGCACCCGGATATGATCGGATTTGAATCGCTCAACTTCGACTGGCGTGTATTCCCGCTTCAGAACGCTCCTGAGCATTTGGCGGGCCATCCGAATGACGGTGGCGTTATTGTAGACAACAACAAAGCGCAGATTTTTGCCGATAAGGACATTTCTAAGACCTATTATAAGAAGCTTAATGAAATTAACGCTCAAGGTTTGATGGATAAAGAAGCTTTCGTACAGAACTACGACCAGTACCTGGCCAAAATCGCAAGCGGTAAAGTCATCGGTATGTTTGACCAGCACTGGAACTTCCAGGATGGGGAAACCTCTTTGATTTCCCAGGGTAAAATTGAAAATACCTATATCGGCTTCCCTCTGCTCTATCCGGGCGCTGAGGAATGGTATCGTGACCGCGGAGCGGTCGGCACCAACCGCGGATTAGGGATATCGATCAATGCCAAGGACCCTGTCCGGATTATCAAATTCCTGGATCAGATGATTACAGAAGATTGGCAGAAAACTCTCCAATGGGGCGTCAAAGGCGAAGACTATGAAGTGAAGGAAGACGGCATGTTCTACCGGACGCCGGAACAACGGGCAAATGCGGATCAAACAAGCTGGCAGTTGGCTAACAAAATCACGACTATGTTTGGTTATATGCCGAAAATTCAAGGTACCTACAGCGACGGGAATGCAGCTGATGCCGGAACTCAGCCGCAGGAATTCTTCGACAGTCTGAAACCTTATGATCAGAAAATCCTGAAAGCGTATAACAAGAAAACATGGTCCGAATTCTTCAAGGAACCGAAAGAAAATTATATCTACTTCCCTGCTTACTCCATCGTTCTTAAGGACGGTTCGGCAGCCAAGCTTGCGCAGTCCAAGCTGAATGACCTTCAAGTCAAATATTTGCCGAAGGCCATTATGGCAAGTCCCGATGAATTTGAAGGGGTCTGGCAAGATTATGTCGACCGCATTCATAAGCTGGACATCAAGGCTTATGAAGACCGGATAAATGAAGGTATCCAGCAGCGCATCGAAAAGTGGAGTGTGAAGTAG
- a CDS encoding carbohydrate ABC transporter permease encodes MKAVTKSSGRIEPIVFHTINTIFMLFVVAITLYPFLHTLAVSFNDGSDTLAGGIYFWPRAWTMENYRAVFITGTIYHAAFISVSRTVLSTVFGVFLTTMLAYTLAQPQYILRKKIGMLFILTMYFNAGLIPNYFLIKQLGLLHSFMVYILPSLVSAFNLIIIRTYIRSLPAGLIESAKIDGAGEFRIFWKIIFPLCTPVLATVALFIAVGAWNSWFDTFLYASSDINLSTLQYEMMKLLGSTMSTNNDPSALAGNQHNQMQALVTPASIRAAITIVTAVPILFVYPFLQKYFVVGLNLGSVKE; translated from the coding sequence ATGAAAGCTGTGACGAAAAGTTCAGGCCGCATTGAGCCGATTGTATTTCATACGATCAACACCATATTTATGCTCTTTGTGGTTGCCATCACGCTCTATCCATTCCTCCACACGCTGGCTGTTTCTTTCAATGACGGCAGTGACACTCTTGCCGGTGGAATATATTTCTGGCCCCGTGCCTGGACCATGGAGAACTACAGAGCCGTCTTTATTACAGGGACGATTTACCATGCCGCTTTTATCTCTGTGTCCCGTACGGTGCTCTCGACGGTATTCGGCGTTTTTCTGACTACGATGCTGGCGTATACACTGGCGCAGCCACAATACATTCTCCGTAAAAAAATTGGCATGCTGTTCATCCTGACCATGTATTTCAATGCCGGACTGATTCCAAATTATTTCCTTATTAAACAGTTAGGCCTGCTTCATAGCTTTATGGTCTATATCCTTCCAAGCTTGGTCAGCGCCTTCAACCTGATTATCATCCGTACGTATATCCGTTCCCTCCCGGCCGGCCTCATAGAGTCGGCAAAAATCGACGGTGCGGGAGAATTCAGAATTTTCTGGAAAATCATCTTTCCACTGTGTACACCTGTACTGGCAACCGTAGCTTTATTCATCGCCGTAGGCGCATGGAACTCCTGGTTTGACACGTTCCTGTATGCGTCTTCAGATATCAATCTGAGCACACTGCAATATGAAATGATGAAGCTGCTCGGTTCCACCATGAGCACGAACAACGATCCTTCTGCGCTGGCAGGCAATCAGCACAATCAGATGCAGGCCCTGGTGACACCGGCTTCCATCCGTGCAGCCATCACTATCGTTACCGCAGTACCGATTTTGTTCGTATACCCTTTTTTACAGAAGTACTTCGTGGTAGGATTAAACTTGGGTAGTGTTAAAGAATAA
- a CDS encoding glycoside hydrolase family 43 protein, producing MTVQLNQAIGKVPPNGNPVVANRYGADPYALVFKDRVYLYMTHDALEYDGSGAIIENTYSSINKIAVISSCDLINWTDHGEIRVAGPDGAAKWATQSWAPAAVHKVIEGKDKFFLYFANNASGIGVLTSDSPEGPWVDPIGEALILRSTPGVEDVTWLFDPAVLVDDDGKSYIYFGGGVPEGQYAEPGTARVMKLGEDMTSVVGTAEVIPAPFMFEDAGIHKREGIYYYTYCSNFYDGERPEGSPPAGEIAYMTSNKPMGPWTYHKTILKNPGHFFGVSGNNHHAIFQFHDEWYIAYHAQTLSKAQGIANGYRSTHLGRIFHNEDGSIREVEADYKGVQQIKPLCPYQHVQAVTMGWSAGVKTAFEAAAGERVVTDIDSGDWIGLAGVDFGSKGAVAFCATVISLEDGGAIELHLDDPAGQLIGELPVPAANGPVKQRELKTEVKGVEGTRDLYLVFIGNTGTPLFQLVSWQFMQ from the coding sequence ATGACAGTTCAATTAAATCAGGCCATAGGGAAGGTTCCGCCTAACGGTAATCCGGTGGTAGCAAATCGATACGGGGCCGATCCGTATGCACTGGTATTCAAAGACCGGGTCTATTTGTACATGACCCATGACGCGCTGGAGTACGACGGAAGCGGTGCGATAATAGAAAACACTTACAGCAGTATCAATAAGATTGCGGTAATCTCCTCCTGCGATTTAATCAACTGGACCGATCATGGTGAAATTAGGGTAGCCGGGCCGGATGGGGCGGCCAAGTGGGCTACCCAGTCCTGGGCGCCTGCAGCAGTCCACAAGGTGATCGAAGGCAAAGATAAATTCTTCCTGTACTTCGCCAATAATGCCAGCGGTATCGGCGTTCTGACGAGTGACAGTCCGGAGGGGCCATGGGTTGACCCTATTGGTGAGGCACTTATTTTGCGTTCCACTCCGGGAGTGGAGGATGTAACCTGGCTTTTCGACCCGGCGGTTCTGGTTGATGATGATGGCAAGAGTTACATTTATTTCGGTGGCGGGGTACCGGAAGGACAATACGCGGAGCCGGGCACAGCACGGGTAATGAAGCTGGGAGAGGACATGACCAGCGTAGTAGGTACTGCGGAGGTTATTCCCGCTCCGTTCATGTTCGAGGATGCCGGGATACATAAACGGGAGGGCATCTATTACTATACCTACTGTTCTAATTTCTATGATGGGGAACGTCCGGAAGGCAGTCCTCCTGCGGGAGAGATTGCCTATATGACGAGCAACAAACCCATGGGTCCCTGGACTTATCATAAGACGATATTAAAGAATCCGGGGCATTTTTTCGGAGTGTCAGGCAATAACCATCATGCCATATTCCAATTTCATGATGAATGGTATATTGCCTATCATGCACAAACCTTGTCCAAAGCACAGGGAATTGCGAACGGCTACCGTTCGACGCATCTGGGCCGCATTTTTCATAACGAGGATGGGTCTATCCGGGAGGTTGAAGCAGACTATAAAGGTGTACAGCAAATCAAACCTTTATGCCCGTATCAACATGTGCAGGCGGTGACAATGGGATGGAGCGCAGGCGTAAAGACAGCATTCGAGGCGGCCGCGGGAGAACGGGTAGTAACCGACATTGACAGTGGAGACTGGATCGGGTTAGCCGGTGTCGATTTCGGAAGTAAAGGTGCCGTAGCATTCTGTGCAACTGTCATAAGCCTTGAAGACGGCGGTGCGATTGAACTGCATCTGGATGATCCGGCAGGTCAATTGATTGGCGAACTGCCTGTTCCCGCTGCGAACGGGCCGGTGAAGCAGAGGGAACTTAAGACGGAGGTTAAAGGAGTCGAAGGAACCCGGGACCTGTATCTGGTGTTTATAGGGAATACAGGGACTCCATTATTCCAGCTTGTATCCTGGCAGTTTATGCAGTAG
- a CDS encoding ABC transporter permease gives MSDAVLDKQVKTQKTRKRKVDPEIGVSLSWKTLKMQKQLVFMSVPIAIYLIIFNYAPIWGWLMAFQNYRPALSFGKQEWVGLQQFKFLFSDETFMMVLRNTIAMSFINLVLGTVTAIGLALLLNEIRAKFFKRIVQSISYLPHFLSWVIAAGIVATSLSIDDGIVNIVLMKLHLIKEPIMWLSEGKYFWGIIGASNVWKEVGWGTIIYLAAITSIDPSLYEAASIDGAKRFQKMRYVTLPGIKSTFVILLIMNIGHILDAGFELQYLLGNGLTVDWSQTIDIFVVKYGISMGNYSLATAAGIFKTIVSVILVFIANYIAKRLGEERLV, from the coding sequence ATGTCTGATGCCGTACTGGACAAACAGGTCAAAACTCAGAAGACCAGAAAACGCAAAGTCGATCCGGAAATCGGTGTGAGTCTTAGCTGGAAAACGCTGAAAATGCAGAAGCAGCTTGTTTTCATGTCCGTACCGATTGCCATTTATTTAATTATCTTTAACTATGCTCCCATTTGGGGCTGGTTAATGGCCTTTCAGAACTACCGCCCGGCGCTCTCTTTCGGCAAGCAAGAGTGGGTAGGCTTGCAGCAGTTCAAATTTCTATTTTCAGATGAGACCTTTATGATGGTGCTGCGCAACACGATCGCCATGAGCTTTATTAACCTTGTGCTTGGCACTGTTACGGCAATCGGTCTGGCTTTGCTGCTAAATGAGATCAGAGCTAAGTTTTTCAAGCGTATCGTTCAGTCTATTTCGTATTTGCCGCACTTCTTGTCCTGGGTTATCGCAGCGGGCATCGTTGCTACTTCACTGTCGATTGATGACGGAATTGTCAATATCGTCTTAATGAAGCTTCACTTAATTAAAGAACCGATTATGTGGCTCAGTGAAGGAAAATATTTCTGGGGCATTATCGGGGCTTCGAACGTGTGGAAAGAGGTGGGCTGGGGTACCATCATTTATCTGGCAGCCATTACCTCGATCGATCCTTCTCTGTATGAGGCAGCGTCCATTGACGGCGCTAAACGTTTTCAGAAGATGCGCTATGTCACTCTTCCGGGGATCAAATCCACATTTGTTATTTTGCTCATTATGAACATCGGACATATTCTGGATGCCGGCTTTGAACTCCAATATTTGCTTGGTAACGGTCTTACTGTGGACTGGTCGCAAACCATTGATATCTTTGTAGTGAAATATGGTATCTCTATGGGGAATTATTCTCTGGCTACGGCTGCAGGGATCTTCAAAACCATCGTCAGTGTCATTCTCGTATTCATCGCAAATTATATCGCAAAACGCCTCGGCGAAGAGCGATTAGTATAG
- a CDS encoding endo-1,4-beta-xylanase — protein MAQPNSGLPALHEMFRDAFKIGAAVSMDVLSGQASFIAKHFNSITAENVMKPEEVQPQEGIYTFDAADRIFEFAEDNHIAVRGHTLLWHNQTGDWMFRNSEGGPCTREQLLGRLRTHINTVVGRYRGKAYAWDVVNEAVEDKSGQYLRDTKWLEILGEDYLREAFEMAHQADPDALLFYNDYNETDPVKRDKIYKLVRNLLNQNTPIHGIGMQAHWNIYGPTIGEIRSALELYASLGLRIHITELDLSMFRFEDERADLKAPTVEMLKLQEERYAEIFAVLLEYRKVIDSVTFWGVADDYTWLDDFPVRGRKNWPFLFDVNHQPKASFGRIADLAASKG, from the coding sequence ATGGCACAGCCAAACAGCGGGTTACCCGCTTTGCATGAAATGTTCCGGGACGCCTTCAAGATTGGCGCTGCGGTCAGCATGGATGTATTATCTGGGCAAGCTTCTTTCATTGCCAAGCATTTCAATAGCATTACTGCCGAGAATGTAATGAAGCCGGAGGAAGTCCAACCGCAGGAAGGAATTTATACCTTTGATGCAGCCGACCGTATTTTTGAGTTTGCGGAGGACAATCACATCGCAGTAAGGGGCCATACCCTGCTATGGCACAATCAGACAGGAGACTGGATGTTCCGCAATTCAGAAGGGGGTCCGTGCACCAGAGAACAGCTGCTCGGCCGCCTGCGAACCCATATCAACACTGTTGTAGGCCGGTACCGCGGGAAGGCTTATGCCTGGGATGTGGTGAATGAAGCCGTTGAGGATAAATCCGGCCAATACCTGAGGGATACGAAATGGCTGGAAATTCTCGGGGAGGACTATCTCCGTGAGGCTTTTGAAATGGCCCATCAAGCCGACCCGGACGCCCTGCTGTTCTATAACGACTATAATGAGACCGATCCGGTTAAACGGGACAAAATCTACAAGCTGGTCCGCAATTTGCTCAATCAAAATACACCTATTCACGGGATAGGCATGCAGGCACACTGGAATATCTATGGCCCGACAATTGGTGAAATCCGCAGTGCGCTTGAGCTATATGCCTCTCTTGGCCTTAGAATCCACATTACCGAGCTCGATCTTTCCATGTTCCGGTTCGAAGATGAGCGGGCGGATTTGAAAGCGCCAACAGTTGAGATGCTTAAGCTTCAGGAAGAACGTTATGCAGAGATTTTTGCTGTTCTGCTGGAATACAGAAAGGTCATTGACTCTGTTACATTCTGGGGTGTAGCTGATGACTATACATGGCTGGATGATTTTCCAGTCCGGGGGCGTAAAAACTGGCCGTTTCTGTTCGACGTAAACCACCAGCCCAAAGCTTCGTTTGGACGGATTGCCGATCTGGCTGCTTCTAAAGGATAA